The following are from one region of the Pseudomonas lalucatii genome:
- the nosP gene encoding nitric oxide-sensing protein NosP, whose translation MRQERAEDVVTAMSAARDVEQVAQELARQLIHPHLGFVLFFCSAEYDLQGLGAALEQHFGGISLVGCTSAGEITPQGYGRGCVSAVGFDHRSFSVAGALIDEMERFSLIDAQQLVERLVGDCRHNELAPIKGHSFALTLLDGLSSREEVVLGALSAAFGSIPHFGGSAGDDNHLTHTHVYFGGQFHTGAAVVVLFNTWLDFEVFSTHHIEPRTDKLVVTQADSARRRVHELNAAPAALEYARLIGVAVEELDLRLFAAHPLAVRIGGQYYVRSIQRVNEDLSLSFYCAVENGIVLTAMRPGPLLANLEGAFDGLRRRLGPVLLTIGCDCFLRRLEIEAEDGVEAVAALLRSQRVIGFNTYGEQFNGMHINQTFTGVAIGHPGRG comes from the coding sequence ATGCGGCAGGAGCGGGCGGAAGACGTGGTGACGGCGATGTCGGCGGCCCGGGACGTGGAGCAGGTGGCCCAGGAGTTGGCGCGCCAGCTGATCCATCCGCACCTGGGCTTCGTGCTGTTCTTCTGTTCCGCCGAATACGACTTGCAGGGCCTCGGTGCGGCGCTGGAACAGCATTTCGGCGGCATCAGCCTGGTCGGCTGCACCAGCGCCGGCGAGATCACCCCCCAGGGCTACGGTCGCGGCTGCGTCAGCGCGGTGGGCTTCGACCACCGCAGCTTCTCGGTGGCCGGCGCGCTGATCGACGAGATGGAGCGCTTCAGCCTGATCGACGCCCAGCAGCTGGTCGAGCGCCTGGTCGGCGACTGCCGCCACAACGAGCTGGCGCCGATCAAGGGCCACAGCTTCGCCCTGACCCTGCTCGACGGCCTGTCCAGCCGCGAGGAAGTGGTGCTCGGCGCGCTCAGCGCGGCCTTCGGCAGCATCCCGCACTTCGGCGGCTCGGCCGGCGACGACAACCACCTGACCCATACCCATGTCTACTTCGGCGGCCAGTTCCACACCGGCGCGGCGGTGGTGGTGCTGTTCAACACCTGGCTGGACTTCGAGGTGTTCAGCACCCATCACATCGAGCCGCGCACCGACAAACTGGTGGTCACCCAGGCCGACAGCGCCCGCCGTCGGGTGCACGAGCTGAATGCCGCGCCGGCCGCCCTGGAGTACGCACGGCTGATCGGTGTGGCCGTGGAGGAACTCGACCTGCGCCTGTTCGCCGCCCATCCGTTGGCCGTGCGCATCGGCGGCCAGTACTACGTACGCTCGATCCAGCGGGTCAACGAGGACCTCAGCCTGAGCTTCTACTGCGCGGTGGAGAACGGCATCGTCCTCACCGCCATGCGCCCCGGGCCGCTGCTGGCCAACCTCGAGGGCGCCTTCGACGGCTTGCGCCGGCGCCTCGGCCCGGTGCTGCTGACCATAGGTTGCGACTGTTTCCTGCGGCGCCTGGAGATCGAGGCCGAGGATGGCGTCGAGGCGGTCGCCGCCTTGCTGCGCAGCCAGCGGGTCATCGGCTTCAACACCTACGGAGAGCAGTTCAATGGCATGCACATCAACCAGACCTTCACCGGAGTCGCCATCGGCCACCCCGGTCGGGGCTGA
- a CDS encoding response regulator transcription factor, giving the protein MYKILIADDHPLFREAIHNVISDGFPGSSIMETADLDSALALTLEHDDLDLILLDLNMPGMHGLNGLMQLRNEAPTIPVVIVSAEQDKQVVLQAITYGAVGFITKSSPRAQMTEAIAQILGGNVYLPPDIIRSQGNSSRRSHPENPSISAELLNALTRKQLLVLERMTKGESNKQIAYSLDIAETTVKAHVSAILRKLNVHNRVQAILSAGDIDFAAYLRR; this is encoded by the coding sequence ATGTACAAGATCCTGATTGCCGACGACCACCCGCTGTTTCGCGAAGCCATCCATAACGTCATCAGCGACGGCTTTCCCGGCAGCAGCATCATGGAAACCGCCGACCTGGACAGCGCCCTGGCGCTGACCCTGGAACACGACGACCTCGACCTGATCCTGCTGGACCTCAACATGCCCGGCATGCACGGCCTGAACGGCCTGATGCAGCTGCGCAACGAGGCGCCGACCATTCCGGTGGTGATCGTCTCCGCCGAACAGGACAAGCAGGTGGTGCTGCAGGCCATCACCTACGGCGCGGTCGGCTTCATCACCAAGTCCTCGCCGCGGGCGCAGATGACCGAGGCCATCGCGCAGATCCTGGGCGGCAACGTCTACCTGCCACCGGACATCATCCGCAGCCAGGGCAACAGCTCGCGGCGCAGCCACCCGGAGAACCCGAGCATCTCCGCCGAGCTGCTCAACGCCCTGACCCGCAAGCAGCTGCTGGTACTGGAGCGCATGACCAAGGGCGAGTCGAACAAGCAGATCGCCTACAGCCTGGACATCGCCGAGACCACGGTCAAAGCCCATGTCTCGGCGATCCTGCGCAAGCTCAACGTGCACAACCGGGTGCAGGCGATTCTCTCGGCCGGGGATATCGACTTCGCCGCCTATCTGCGGCGTTGA
- a CDS encoding porin, translated as MHNNKIATIRLLPLTLTAAVALATAQQAAAEIVLYDQDDTTFSTDGYINAFYVNSDVDREGELNDRRQSRVKMGFLPNWIGFNFGKQIDDLKLGGRSSFWVTINDSETNGTATAIDVRQFYGTVASPEWGEVLVGKDFGLFSRSNIFLDELLAGYGNVSDTLGLVDGTGVSFGNIGTGYPYPFPTSQITYRNNNLAEGLRFAVGIMDPVDTNDDSAVGRSYQEEPRFESEVSYQFDLGGATIYSWLNGAYQTSDNTDSSVDSVTSQGLGYGVQAKMAGFSVTASGFQAEGINPFFTNNAGEATLREIDSDGYLLQGSYSFGKNRVALSYGKTEDDGNGLGSAADYETRGIAYFRTINDNLKLVAEYNQYQIDAAAGSGLGEDTDTFAVGAVLSW; from the coding sequence ATGCACAACAACAAGATCGCCACCATCCGATTGCTGCCCCTGACCCTGACGGCCGCCGTCGCCCTGGCCACGGCCCAGCAGGCTGCCGCCGAGATCGTCCTGTACGACCAGGACGACACCACCTTCTCCACCGACGGCTACATCAACGCCTTCTATGTCAACAGCGACGTCGACCGCGAGGGTGAGTTGAACGACCGCCGCCAGTCGCGGGTGAAGATGGGCTTCCTGCCCAACTGGATCGGCTTCAACTTCGGCAAGCAGATCGACGACCTCAAGCTCGGTGGCCGTTCATCCTTCTGGGTGACCATCAACGACAGCGAGACCAACGGCACCGCCACCGCCATCGACGTGCGTCAGTTCTACGGCACCGTGGCCAGCCCGGAGTGGGGCGAGGTGCTGGTGGGCAAGGATTTCGGCCTGTTCTCGCGCTCCAACATCTTCCTCGACGAGTTGCTCGCCGGCTACGGCAACGTCAGCGACACCCTCGGCCTGGTCGACGGCACCGGCGTGTCCTTCGGCAACATCGGCACCGGCTACCCCTATCCCTTCCCGACCTCGCAGATCACCTACCGCAACAACAACCTGGCCGAGGGCCTGCGCTTCGCGGTCGGCATCATGGACCCGGTGGACACCAACGACGACAGCGCCGTCGGCCGTTCCTACCAGGAAGAGCCGCGCTTCGAGTCCGAGGTCAGCTACCAGTTCGACCTGGGCGGGGCGACCATCTACTCCTGGCTCAACGGCGCCTACCAGACCTCTGACAACACCGACAGCAGCGTCGACTCGGTGACCTCCCAGGGCCTGGGCTACGGCGTGCAGGCCAAGATGGCCGGCTTCTCGGTCACCGCCTCGGGCTTCCAGGCCGAGGGCATCAACCCCTTCTTCACCAACAATGCCGGCGAGGCCACGCTGCGCGAGATCGACAGCGACGGCTACCTGCTGCAGGGCTCCTACAGCTTCGGCAAGAACCGCGTCGCGCTGTCCTACGGCAAGACCGAGGACGACGGCAACGGCCTGGGCAGCGCCGCCGACTACGAGACCCGCGGCATCGCCTACTTTCGCACCATCAACGACAACCTCAAACTGGTCGCCGAGTACAACCAGTACCAGATCGATGCCGCCGCCGGCAGCGGCCTGGGCGAGGACACCGACACCTTCGCCGTGGGTGCCGTGCTGAGCTGGTAA
- the nahK gene encoding hybrid sensor histidine kinase/response regulator NahK/ErcS', with amino-acid sequence MACTSTRPSPESPSATPVGADGAALLERCRALEEENRKLKRINGALIERVESINSRGDDAYAAFQHSVVLAEQVRERTDALNQAMAELKSSNQLLSDARLRAETAHQHLIDAIESISDAFVLFDREQRIVLFNSRFKALWAGSRVRIGGGLRLAEIKRLSRSTGLVVEEQRGHGDEHLLYRLRDGRWVQVSERPTREGGLVILYTDITEVKLSETQRREQAVAQKSRLLQRAVDNLSQGMAMVNAEGQLELWNHRFLDLCGLAPISAHRPFAEVMADSELALLTPDSRDAAGRPVEELELRLFDGRMLEVRTHALPTGGFVNTFTDITERYRHAEALSESERWIRLITDHVPALIAYLNADLVYDFTNKVYEEWYCWPRGAMLGQSLRQVHSEEHCRRLEPYIERALSGESVTFEFAETNHQGQERYMLRSYVPNRQASGEVTGIFVLIRDITERRRTAEALHQAYQHLEQRVRERTAELTELNGQLRREIDERTQMEGRLREAKGEAERANLSKTKFLAAVSHDLLQPLNAARLFTSALLEKQQPGDSLGLVRNVSNSLEDVESLLGTLVDISKLDAGVIKADIAPFAVSELLENLAAEYHQIAGSEGLCLDYLPSSALVRSDIQLLARILRNLLSNAIRYTRSGRILLGCRRRRQSLSIEVWDTGVGIAADKLGEIFQEFKRGDAGQRKQDRGLGLGLAIVEKIAGMLGHRIRVRSQPGKGSMFAIEVPLTTRAPRARVIHDTPDLLLERLRGARIWVLDNDAAICAGMRTLLETWGCQVVTALSEEDLARQVDNYHADADLLIADYHLDDERNGVDAVALINARRSAPLPALMITANYSNELKLQMRELGHTLMHKPVRPMKLKTAMSHLLERGGQGA; translated from the coding sequence ATGGCATGCACATCAACCAGACCTTCACCGGAGTCGCCATCGGCCACCCCGGTCGGGGCTGATGGCGCCGCGCTGCTCGAGCGCTGCCGCGCCCTGGAGGAGGAGAACCGCAAGCTCAAGCGGATCAACGGCGCGCTGATCGAGCGGGTCGAGTCGATCAACTCCCGCGGCGACGACGCCTACGCGGCCTTCCAGCATTCGGTGGTGCTGGCCGAGCAGGTGCGCGAGCGCACCGACGCACTGAACCAGGCGATGGCCGAGCTGAAATCCAGCAACCAGCTGCTCAGCGATGCCCGGCTGCGCGCGGAAACCGCCCACCAGCACCTGATCGACGCCATCGAGAGCATCTCCGACGCCTTCGTGCTGTTCGACCGCGAGCAGCGCATCGTGCTGTTCAACAGCCGCTTCAAGGCGCTCTGGGCCGGCAGCCGCGTGCGTATCGGCGGCGGCCTGCGCCTGGCCGAGATCAAGCGCCTGAGCCGCAGCACCGGGCTGGTGGTGGAGGAGCAGCGCGGCCATGGCGACGAGCACCTGCTCTATCGCCTGCGCGACGGGCGCTGGGTGCAGGTCAGCGAGCGGCCGACCCGCGAGGGCGGGCTGGTGATCCTCTACACCGACATCACCGAGGTCAAGCTGAGCGAGACCCAGCGCCGCGAGCAGGCCGTGGCGCAGAAGTCGCGCCTGTTGCAGCGCGCGGTGGACAACCTGTCCCAGGGCATGGCCATGGTCAACGCCGAAGGCCAGCTGGAACTGTGGAACCACCGCTTCCTCGACCTCTGCGGCCTGGCGCCGATCAGCGCGCACCGGCCGTTCGCCGAGGTGATGGCCGACAGCGAACTGGCCCTGCTCACCCCCGACAGCCGCGATGCCGCCGGCAGACCGGTCGAGGAGCTGGAGCTGCGTCTGTTCGACGGACGCATGCTCGAGGTGCGCACCCATGCGCTGCCGACCGGCGGCTTCGTCAACACCTTCACCGACATCACCGAGCGCTACCGCCACGCCGAGGCGCTGAGCGAGAGCGAGCGCTGGATTCGCCTGATCACCGACCACGTGCCGGCGCTGATCGCCTACCTCAACGCCGACCTGGTCTACGACTTCACCAACAAGGTCTACGAGGAGTGGTACTGCTGGCCGCGCGGCGCCATGCTCGGCCAGAGCCTGCGCCAGGTGCACAGCGAGGAACACTGTCGGCGCCTGGAACCCTATATCGAGCGGGCGCTGTCCGGCGAGAGCGTGACCTTCGAGTTCGCCGAGACCAACCACCAGGGCCAGGAGCGCTACATGCTGCGTTCCTACGTGCCGAACCGCCAGGCCAGCGGCGAGGTGACCGGGATCTTCGTGCTGATCCGCGACATCACCGAGCGCCGGCGCACCGCCGAGGCCCTGCACCAGGCCTACCAGCACCTGGAACAACGGGTGCGCGAACGCACCGCCGAGCTGACCGAGCTGAACGGCCAGCTGCGCCGCGAGATCGACGAGCGCACGCAGATGGAGGGGCGCCTGCGCGAGGCCAAGGGCGAGGCCGAGCGGGCCAACCTGTCGAAGACCAAGTTCCTCGCCGCGGTCAGCCACGACCTGCTGCAGCCCTTGAATGCCGCGCGGCTGTTCACCAGTGCGCTGCTGGAGAAGCAGCAGCCGGGCGACAGCCTGGGCCTGGTGCGCAACGTCAGCAACTCCCTGGAGGACGTCGAAAGCCTGCTCGGCACCCTGGTCGACATCTCCAAGCTCGACGCCGGGGTGATCAAGGCGGACATCGCCCCCTTCGCCGTCAGCGAACTGCTGGAGAACCTCGCCGCCGAGTATCACCAGATCGCCGGCAGCGAGGGCCTGTGCCTGGACTACCTGCCCAGCTCGGCGCTGGTGCGCAGCGACATCCAGCTGCTCGCGCGGATCCTGCGTAACCTGCTCAGCAATGCCATCCGCTACACCCGTAGCGGGCGCATCCTGCTCGGTTGCCGGCGCCGGCGACAGAGCCTGTCGATCGAGGTGTGGGACACCGGCGTCGGCATCGCCGCGGACAAGCTCGGCGAGATCTTCCAGGAGTTCAAGCGCGGCGACGCCGGTCAGCGTAAGCAGGACCGCGGCCTGGGCCTGGGCCTGGCCATAGTGGAGAAGATCGCCGGCATGCTCGGCCACCGCATCCGCGTGCGCTCACAGCCCGGCAAGGGCTCGATGTTCGCCATCGAGGTGCCGCTGACCACCCGCGCGCCGCGGGCACGGGTGATCCACGACACCCCGGACCTGCTGCTCGAGCGCCTGCGCGGCGCGCGCATCTGGGTGCTGGACAACGACGCGGCGATCTGCGCCGGCATGCGCACCCTGCTGGAAACCTGGGGCTGCCAGGTGGTCACCGCCCTGAGCGAGGAGGACCTGGCGCGCCAGGTGGACAACTACCACGCCGACGCCGACCTGCTGATCGCCGACTACCACCTGGACGACGAGCGCAACGGCGTCGACGCCGTGGCCCTGATCAACGCACGGCGCAGCGCGCCGCTGCCGGCGCTGATGATCACCGCCAACTACAGCAACGAGCTGAAGCTGCAGATGCGCGAGCTGGGCCATACCCTGATGCACAAGCCGGTGCGGCCGATGAAGCTGAAGACGGCGATGAGTCATCTGCTGGAGCGGGGCGGGCAGGGGGCATAA